The Achromobacter pestifer genome includes a region encoding these proteins:
- a CDS encoding autotransporter-associated beta strand repeat-containing protein, translated as MNHVYRVVFNATTGAWQAVSEIARGPGKSNRPARRARRKASQTALAFGAALAIPASVHAQLLWDGSHSVANGSVDGGAGIWDAANTNWASAGAQPNRAWNGGDAVFSGAAGTVSISGQQNFTGLEFLTDGYNLVGGTASRLNAINGLGGTVALRVAPNVTATMGVTIGDIGTLEKLGSGTLALNGNNGYAGGTRLSAGRLVAGSNTALGSGDLTAMNNTVLDANRAVTLANNVQLLGAMGIGGSADLTLNGSIAGIGSLIKNGPATLTLNGANLYQGGTTLNGGALAVGHNQALGAGGLTVGGNSTLTANRATALANAIALNANLAINGANDLNLNGQISGAGQLVKSGTGTLSLGGNNNFTGGIALSGGALMLNSSNALGAGALITSGTATLKNAQPLALGNAISVNGDLTLETSAMLSATGLLSGSGNLTKAGVDELVLIGNNTYNGSLNITGGTVTALDGSALGNPTAVKLAAGTTLNLNGATAIGSLSGGGTVNTGSLTTLTVGGSNTDSVYAGALTGSGMMRKTGTGTLELAGSSTLGDAIDVNGGTLKVSGSVNGGVAVHTGGTASGSGSIGGLLSVDDGGHLAGVSGRTLTAGRMVFTQNANIDAALGSPATGNTALFRSTGDLTLNGVLNITDAGGFGNGVYRLFDYTGGLTNNILDYGTLPGSMLTSDLTLQTAIPHEVNLILASPNRAVQFWDGGNTVMNGAIEGGSGVWNATNTNWTASDGNGNRTWLGQFAVFQGAAGTVTVEGVQTVDGMQFMTDGYQLANGANGSLNAVNRDGGKFAVRVDPNVTATIGLDINGSGTLQKLDHGRLVLNGNNGYAGGTLLDGGTLVAGRNSALGAGALTAAAGTTLANEAAITLTNDIIANGQLTLATGNNLTLNGAISGSGGLTKIGADVLTLGGTNSFHGPTVLNAGTLMLASANPLGSGALDTAHGTQLNNSLDLSMGNQINLAGNLTLRGDKALTLNGQINGAGSLTKVGSGTLTLNGANAFAGGVNLMGGSLSLGNAAALGSGTLTVGTTALLNTSGALALANNVQMNARLIVNGVGDLNLNGVLSGSSGLTKNGPGGLTLNGANLHRGNTFLYGGELTLGNSSALGTGTLSVEGASRLTANGPLSIGNQLYINDTLEIASDNHLSLNGIVQGAGTLVKSGSGSVMLGSNAFRGTFDVSSGSLILSNQSTQYTSAKAIIAANADLQLANSANLSGLAGAGTLIIGAGHTLTLAPGGLPQVFNGRITGAGALTHGGSTIQTLSGENDFTGQTTLKSGTLLIDGSLTRSNVLVENAGTLGGSGSIGGTVTFAGGGSMTLASGRTLSVGALALAANSYLYAALGAPTAGGGNALLNVNGDLILDGTLDISNAGGFGTGVYRLMNYTGTLTDNGLKLGSLPGIVVPADLQLQTAVNNQINLLYTKPDTSVQFWDADDAGRDDGVIAGGSGTWGTRSFFPEQTNWTDVNGTSNRRWDGGFAVFQGTAGVVFVIGEQRITGMQFLTDGYKLYPISLGGIELVNGPLGDTPIRVEPGVTTTIDVGLFGSGTLGKYGAGTLVLSSNSYQGGTALNGGTLVLGTGLSLGSGTLTAAGGTTLYSNADIAVNNNVVLNGALTIAGSKALALNGSISGGGGLVKSGTSSLSLNGSNTYSGGTLLNAGSLIVGNNSALGSGTLMVGGAATLDASQALSLANNVALNAGLTVQGSRDLTLNGNISGPGSLTKNGASTLTLNGVSAYTGGTYVNSGRLVLGAAGSLAATGIVNIASGATFDLSAGRGTQVFGTLAGSGTVLMGSNSLIVGGATDGSFDGSVSGTGTLIKQGAGTQTLTGANSYAGGTLVAEGTLRAGSATALAQNTAYQVQPGATLDLNGNALQASSLDGAGTVALGGARLTTDIAAGALSSYAGIIVGNGTLVKTGAGALALTGGSAFSGGVQLKQGRIGLGHAQGLGSGTLAMDDGTVISLIANGMTIANNLHMTGTNDPVIDTGANTATWAGAITGAGFLTKQGTGVLTLTSAGNSYTGATDVAQGTLKAGAANTFSSASAHTVTSGAVLDLAGYSQTVASLNNSGAVNLSGGTPGATLKVTGPYVGNNGKLGVSTVLGADGSATDKLLLSGAGAIASGSTTVQITNAGGLGAQTGKRGITVIATENGASLQPGSFTLAGGHIDAGAYEYRLAQTAQGAALHSTNTQPGPAYREEVPLLSALPAQLRQADMAMLGDMRKRMGDEAAQGAIDLDPSHRAWARVLRTAPTITQQGTVNPESSGHLTGFQAGVDVYASRNLRAGLYVGQLDGDMGVRGFSSGMERKYAGYNNLRGRYVGLYGTWQHDSGLYADAVIQGADYRSSLRTADTGAGATTKGHGWLASLEVGKPIDLGNSWQLEPQAQIIYRKLNLDDTTLSLAKVKNDADDDWTLRLGARVKGSYSIGGTVLQPFARVNLYKASNTTDVASFSAPAGTTDIRAKGGYTSTELAVGAMLQLTKSTSLYGDVGKLWANSGDSRVKTGAQGSIGLRVLW; from the coding sequence ATGAATCACGTCTATCGAGTTGTGTTCAACGCCACCACCGGTGCGTGGCAAGCCGTCAGTGAAATCGCCCGCGGGCCGGGAAAGAGCAACCGCCCCGCGCGGCGTGCGCGTCGCAAGGCGTCGCAAACCGCGCTGGCGTTCGGCGCCGCCCTGGCGATTCCAGCAAGCGTTCACGCGCAACTGCTCTGGGACGGCAGCCATTCCGTCGCGAACGGCTCGGTGGACGGCGGCGCCGGAATCTGGGACGCCGCCAATACCAACTGGGCTTCCGCCGGTGCGCAGCCCAACCGGGCCTGGAATGGTGGCGACGCGGTGTTTTCGGGCGCCGCGGGCACGGTATCGATAAGTGGACAGCAGAACTTCACAGGTTTGGAGTTCCTCACGGACGGCTACAACTTGGTAGGGGGAACAGCCAGCCGCTTGAACGCGATCAACGGCCTGGGTGGAACGGTGGCCTTGCGGGTCGCCCCCAATGTGACCGCGACCATGGGCGTGACCATAGGCGACATCGGCACCCTGGAAAAACTCGGCAGCGGCACCCTGGCGCTCAACGGGAACAATGGCTATGCCGGCGGCACGCGGCTCAGCGCGGGCCGGCTGGTGGCAGGCAGCAATACGGCGCTAGGCAGCGGCGACCTGACCGCGATGAACAACACCGTGCTCGACGCCAACCGCGCCGTCACCCTGGCCAACAACGTGCAACTGCTGGGCGCCATGGGGATAGGCGGCAGCGCCGACCTGACCTTGAACGGCAGCATCGCCGGCATCGGCTCGCTGATCAAGAATGGCCCGGCCACCCTGACCCTGAATGGCGCCAACCTCTATCAGGGCGGCACCACGCTGAACGGCGGCGCCCTGGCCGTGGGCCACAATCAGGCGCTGGGCGCCGGCGGCCTGACGGTCGGGGGCAACTCGACCCTGACCGCCAATCGCGCCACGGCCCTGGCCAACGCCATTGCGCTCAATGCCAATCTGGCCATCAACGGCGCCAACGACCTGAACCTGAACGGCCAGATCAGCGGCGCGGGCCAACTGGTCAAATCCGGAACCGGCACACTCAGCCTGGGCGGCAACAACAACTTCACCGGCGGTATCGCCCTGAGCGGTGGCGCCCTAATGCTCAACAGTAGCAACGCGCTGGGCGCCGGCGCACTGATCACGTCCGGCACCGCCACCCTGAAGAACGCTCAACCCTTGGCGCTGGGGAACGCCATCAGCGTCAATGGCGACCTCACGCTGGAGACCTCGGCGATGTTGAGCGCGACCGGCCTCCTGAGCGGAAGCGGCAACCTGACCAAGGCTGGCGTTGACGAATTGGTACTGATCGGCAACAACACCTATAACGGCAGCCTCAATATCACCGGAGGCACAGTCACCGCCTTGGACGGCTCGGCCCTGGGCAACCCCACTGCCGTCAAACTGGCTGCGGGCACCACGCTGAATCTCAACGGCGCCACCGCAATAGGTTCCCTGAGCGGTGGCGGCACCGTCAACACCGGGTCGCTGACTACCTTGACAGTAGGCGGCAGCAACACCGACAGCGTGTATGCAGGGGCACTGACCGGCAGCGGCATGATGCGCAAGACCGGCACCGGCACGCTGGAGTTGGCAGGCAGCAGCACGTTGGGCGACGCGATAGACGTCAACGGCGGCACCTTGAAAGTCAGCGGCTCCGTGAACGGCGGCGTGGCGGTTCATACTGGCGGAACGGCGAGCGGCAGCGGCTCGATCGGCGGCCTGCTGAGCGTCGACGACGGCGGCCATCTGGCCGGCGTCAGCGGCCGCACGCTGACCGCCGGCAGGATGGTCTTCACGCAGAATGCCAACATCGATGCCGCGCTGGGTTCTCCTGCCACCGGCAACACCGCCCTCTTCAGGTCCACCGGCGACCTGACCCTGAATGGCGTGTTGAACATCACCGATGCCGGCGGTTTCGGCAATGGCGTCTACCGCCTGTTCGACTACACCGGCGGTCTTACCAACAACATCCTCGACTACGGTACCTTGCCGGGCTCGATGCTCACGTCAGACCTGACATTGCAGACCGCGATCCCACACGAGGTCAACCTGATACTCGCCTCGCCAAACCGGGCGGTGCAATTCTGGGATGGCGGCAACACGGTGATGAACGGCGCCATCGAGGGCGGCAGCGGCGTGTGGAACGCCACAAACACCAATTGGACGGCTTCCGACGGGAATGGCAATCGGACCTGGCTTGGCCAGTTCGCCGTTTTTCAAGGCGCGGCCGGCACCGTGACGGTGGAAGGCGTACAGACCGTCGACGGCATGCAGTTCATGACCGACGGCTATCAGTTGGCGAACGGCGCCAACGGCTCGCTCAATGCAGTCAACCGCGATGGCGGCAAGTTCGCCGTCCGGGTCGATCCGAACGTCACCGCGACGATCGGCCTGGACATCAACGGCAGCGGCACCTTGCAGAAGCTGGACCATGGCAGGCTGGTCCTCAACGGCAACAACGGCTACGCCGGCGGCACGCTGCTGGACGGCGGCACACTGGTAGCGGGCCGCAACAGCGCGCTGGGCGCCGGCGCCTTGACCGCCGCCGCAGGCACCACGCTGGCCAATGAGGCGGCTATCACGCTGACCAACGACATCATTGCCAATGGCCAATTGACCCTGGCCACCGGCAACAACCTGACGTTGAATGGCGCCATCAGCGGCAGCGGCGGGCTGACCAAGATTGGCGCCGACGTTCTGACCCTGGGCGGAACCAACAGCTTCCACGGCCCGACTGTGCTTAACGCAGGCACACTCATGCTGGCCTCCGCCAATCCGCTGGGCAGCGGCGCCCTCGACACCGCCCACGGCACGCAACTGAACAACAGCCTCGATCTGAGCATGGGCAACCAGATCAACTTGGCAGGCAATCTGACTCTGCGGGGCGACAAGGCGCTGACCTTGAACGGCCAGATCAACGGCGCAGGCAGCCTGACCAAGGTGGGCAGCGGCACACTGACCCTGAACGGCGCCAATGCCTTCGCGGGCGGCGTCAACCTGATGGGCGGCAGTCTGAGCCTGGGCAATGCCGCCGCGCTGGGCAGCGGCACGCTGACGGTAGGCACCACCGCATTGCTGAATACCAGCGGCGCACTGGCATTGGCCAACAACGTGCAGATGAATGCCAGGCTCATCGTGAATGGCGTTGGCGACCTGAATCTCAATGGCGTGCTAAGCGGCTCCAGCGGCCTGACCAAGAACGGCCCCGGCGGGCTGACCCTCAATGGCGCCAACCTCCATCGCGGCAACACTTTTCTCTACGGCGGTGAATTGACGCTGGGCAACTCCTCGGCGCTTGGCACCGGCACACTGTCCGTCGAGGGCGCGTCACGGTTGACGGCCAATGGTCCGCTGAGCATCGGCAATCAGCTCTACATCAACGACACGCTGGAGATCGCGAGCGACAACCACCTGAGCCTGAACGGCATAGTCCAAGGCGCGGGTACCCTGGTAAAAAGTGGTTCGGGCAGCGTGATGCTCGGTAGCAACGCGTTCAGAGGCACTTTCGACGTGTCGAGCGGTAGCCTGATTCTTTCGAACCAGAGTACGCAGTACACCAGCGCCAAGGCGATCATTGCGGCCAACGCCGATCTTCAATTGGCCAACTCGGCCAACCTGAGCGGCCTTGCTGGCGCCGGCACCCTGATCATCGGCGCCGGCCATACGCTGACTCTCGCCCCTGGCGGCCTGCCACAGGTCTTCAACGGCCGCATCACCGGTGCCGGCGCGCTGACACATGGAGGCAGCACCATCCAGACCTTGTCCGGCGAGAACGATTTCACGGGCCAGACCACCCTCAAGTCCGGCACCTTGCTGATCGACGGGTCGCTGACCCGCTCCAATGTCCTGGTCGAGAACGCCGGCACACTGGGCGGCAGCGGCAGTATCGGGGGGACGGTGACGTTTGCCGGGGGAGGCAGCATGACCCTGGCCAGCGGCCGCACCCTATCGGTCGGGGCGCTGGCGCTCGCCGCCAACAGCTACCTCTATGCCGCGCTGGGCGCACCCACGGCAGGCGGCGGTAATGCCCTGCTCAACGTCAACGGCGATCTCATCCTGGACGGCACGCTCGACATCAGCAACGCGGGCGGCTTCGGCACTGGCGTGTACCGGCTGATGAACTACACCGGCACCCTGACCGACAATGGCCTGAAGCTGGGCAGCCTGCCGGGCATCGTGGTGCCCGCCGATCTCCAGCTGCAGACTGCCGTGAACAATCAGATCAATCTGCTATATACAAAGCCAGACACCAGCGTGCAGTTCTGGGATGCCGACGACGCCGGCAGAGACGATGGCGTGATCGCCGGTGGCAGCGGCACCTGGGGCACCCGCAGCTTCTTTCCTGAACAGACTAACTGGACAGACGTCAACGGCACATCGAATCGGCGCTGGGACGGCGGTTTTGCCGTATTCCAAGGCACCGCGGGCGTGGTATTCGTCATAGGCGAACAACGCATTACTGGCATGCAGTTCCTCACCGATGGCTACAAACTCTACCCGATTTCGCTAGGAGGCATCGAGCTGGTCAACGGTCCTCTCGGCGATACCCCGATCCGGGTAGAACCCGGCGTGACCACAACCATCGACGTGGGGCTCTTCGGCAGCGGCACATTGGGCAAGTACGGTGCCGGAACCCTGGTGCTGAGCAGTAATTCCTACCAAGGCGGCACAGCGCTAAACGGCGGCACATTGGTGCTTGGGACTGGCCTATCCCTGGGCAGCGGCACCCTGACCGCGGCCGGCGGCACCACGCTCTACAGCAATGCGGATATTGCGGTGAACAACAACGTCGTGCTCAATGGCGCGCTGACCATCGCAGGCTCCAAGGCCCTGGCCCTCAACGGCTCAATCAGCGGCGGCGGCGGCCTGGTCAAATCCGGTACATCCAGTCTTAGCCTCAACGGCAGCAACACCTACAGCGGCGGCACCCTGCTCAACGCCGGCAGCCTGATCGTGGGCAACAACAGCGCGCTGGGCAGCGGCACGCTGATGGTGGGCGGCGCCGCCACGCTGGATGCCAGCCAGGCGCTCTCGCTGGCGAACAATGTCGCGCTCAACGCCGGCCTTACCGTGCAGGGCAGCCGGGACCTCACCCTCAATGGCAACATCTCGGGCCCGGGCAGCCTCACCAAGAACGGCGCCAGCACCCTGACGCTCAATGGCGTGAGCGCCTATACCGGCGGCACCTATGTCAATAGCGGCCGACTAGTGCTCGGCGCCGCCGGCAGCCTTGCGGCGACAGGCATCGTCAACATCGCCAGCGGCGCCACCTTCGACCTGTCTGCCGGCCGGGGCACGCAAGTCTTCGGCACCCTTGCCGGCAGCGGCACCGTACTGATGGGATCCAACTCGCTGATCGTGGGCGGTGCCACCGACGGCAGCTTCGACGGCTCGGTCAGCGGCACGGGCACCCTGATCAAGCAAGGCGCGGGCACGCAAACGCTGACCGGCGCCAACAGCTATGCCGGCGGCACGCTGGTGGCCGAAGGCACCCTGCGTGCAGGTTCCGCGACGGCGTTGGCGCAGAACACCGCCTATCAGGTGCAACCGGGCGCCACCCTGGACCTGAACGGGAATGCACTGCAAGCCAGCAGCCTGGACGGCGCCGGCACCGTGGCGCTGGGCGGCGCGCGCCTGACCACCGACATCGCGGCGGGCGCTCTCTCCAGTTACGCGGGCATCATCGTGGGCAACGGCACCCTGGTCAAAACCGGCGCCGGCGCGCTGGCGCTGACCGGCGGCAGCGCCTTCTCCGGCGGCGTGCAGCTCAAGCAGGGCCGCATCGGCCTGGGCCATGCGCAAGGCCTGGGCAGCGGCACGCTGGCCATGGACGACGGCACCGTCATCAGCCTGATCGCCAACGGCATGACCATCGCCAACAACCTGCACATGACCGGCACCAACGACCCGGTCATCGACACCGGCGCCAACACGGCCACCTGGGCCGGCGCCATCACCGGCGCCGGCTTCCTCACCAAGCAGGGAACCGGCGTCCTGACCCTGACCAGCGCGGGCAACAGCTACACCGGCGCGACCGATGTTGCGCAGGGCACGCTCAAGGCCGGCGCCGCGAACACATTCAGCAGCGCCTCGGCCCACACCGTGACCAGCGGCGCGGTGCTGGACCTGGCGGGCTACAGCCAGACCGTGGCCAGCCTGAACAACAGCGGCGCGGTCAATCTCAGCGGCGGCACACCGGGTGCGACGCTCAAGGTCACCGGCCCCTACGTCGGCAACAACGGCAAGCTGGGCGTGTCCACCGTGCTGGGCGCCGATGGCAGCGCCACCGACAAGCTGCTGTTGAGCGGCGCGGGCGCCATCGCCAGCGGCAGCACCACGGTGCAGATCACCAATGCCGGCGGCCTGGGCGCGCAGACCGGCAAGCGGGGCATCACAGTCATCGCCACCGAGAACGGCGCCAGCCTGCAGCCTGGCAGCTTCACGCTGGCGGGCGGCCATATCGACGCGGGCGCCTACGAGTACCGCCTGGCCCAGACGGCGCAAGGCGCCGCGCTGCATTCCACCAACACCCAACCCGGCCCCGCCTACCGCGAGGAAGTGCCGCTGCTGTCCGCCCTGCCCGCGCAACTGCGCCAGGCCGACATGGCGATGCTGGGCGACATGCGCAAGCGCATGGGCGACGAAGCCGCCCAAGGCGCCATCGACCTGGACCCCAGCCACCGCGCCTGGGCCCGCGTGTTGCGCACGGCTCCCACCATCACCCAGCAAGGCACGGTCAACCCCGAAAGCAGCGGCCACCTGACCGGCTTCCAGGCCGGCGTGGACGTGTACGCCAGCCGCAACCTCAGGGCCGGCCTGTACGTCGGCCAGCTGGACGGCGACATGGGCGTGCGCGGCTTCTCCAGCGGCATGGAGCGCAAGTACGCGGGCTACAACAACCTGCGCGGCCGCTACGTGGGCCTGTACGGCACCTGGCAGCACGACTCCGGCCTGTACGCCGACGCCGTGATCCAGGGCGCCGACTACCGCAGCAGCCTGCGCACGGCCGACACCGGCGCCGGCGCCACCACCAAGGGCCACGGCTGGCTGGCCTCGCTGGAAGTGGGCAAGCCCATCGACCTGGGCAACAGCTGGCAGCTGGAACCGCAGGCGCAGATCATCTACCGCAAGCTCAACCTGGACGACACCACGCTGAGCCTGGCCAAGGTGAAGAACGATGCGGACGACGACTGGACCCTGCGCCTGGGCGCCCGCGTCAAGGGCAGCTACAGCATCGGCGGCACCGTGTTGCAGCCCTTTGCCCGCGTCAATCTGTACAAGGCCAGCAACACCACCGACGTGGCCAGCTTCAGCGCTCCGGCCGGCACCACCGACATCCGCGCCAAGGGCGGATACACGTCGACCGAACTGGCGGTGGGCGCCATGCTGCAGCTGACCAAGAGCACCAGCCTCTACGGCGACGTGGGTAAGCTCTGGGCCAACAGCGGCGACAGCCGCGTCAAGACCGGCGCGCAGGGCTCCATCGGCTTGAGGGTGCTCTGGTAA
- a CDS encoding autotransporter family protein: MAHHASPSIPLYARSLGLAMSLAASSAWSVNYAPFIVPSGTTFTLNGGDSVTGTGSSSAIRVGNATLNFGPGNIAIGNVDLGVFATNGAAANINFQTGTNVTITTVTTTGLGLQSTTNSQATFSLAPSSNVTIRGFQGVNLGHTPFGTMSQLQIGNGATLKIETAPAGGNPWPKGVMTSNNTAITLDAGGVLDVQTTGGTYGRGVELGYSLTYPDSVVRRYTSAPGSTLRVSTTGQTADGFYMLGVGEAVMQGTTDIHTTGRDSSGMFLRRYVSPTNHLVVAPQGGSTASILTEGADAYGVIGIDGSRAELSDLRTETRGADAVGLYAYTATGQPATVFQAARNTVVTSGQGGFGILAQGAASSVVFDDGSVQTSGTEAHGVVVAGTSSFAATDSAVGVSGAHSIGLLLTSDTGTQAATVNGGSILSATGTAVGVDGGVANIQLDGTTVQGATNWLQVASSGTLLGSRTRTLHGIDPSLAPDAGNPGGINVAGVQAGSPATANVTARNAALTGAAVTEAGSTSNVTLVDSTWTLTGNSTITNLVNDPSLIDFTPPQAGAYKTLTVRNYSGDGTIALNTYLGDDSSPSDKLVINGGSASGASQLRIKNTGGPGALTTASGIQVVEVVNGGISGAGAFALSGRVVAGPYEYRLYRGSASAPADQSWYLRSEKEPDPPPPPPPPPPPPPPPPPPPPPPPPPPPPDPPVPPVPPVPPAPPTPPDPEPLYRPEVAAYLANQRLVGQMFVQSMHDRLGEPQFIEGQQFQSEDSKRRALWLRAVGKWEGSHSRDGNFDVSTDMFLLQGGGDVAQWKLFSETDRLHLGLMLGYGSADSTARADGNPYKARGRVQGYSAGVYGTWFQNDESKLGAYVDTWFQYGWYNNRVTGDDLPRVDYDSRAWAVSAETGYAFKLRGDWILEPQAQIIYVSSDTDSLTESNGTRVGSADSHGTITRLGVRTHTTFDLGNGRKAQPFATLNWWHSSTGSSVSFNQLPVGDLYPKDRYELKLGVHADFAKGWTGWTNVAGSWGAQDYHQYAARIGVKYTW; the protein is encoded by the coding sequence ATGGCACACCACGCAAGTCCCTCCATACCCCTGTACGCGCGCTCGCTGGGCCTGGCCATGTCGCTGGCCGCCAGCAGCGCCTGGAGCGTCAATTACGCGCCATTCATCGTTCCCTCAGGCACGACGTTCACCCTGAATGGCGGTGACAGCGTGACAGGCACGGGATCGAGTTCGGCCATCCGGGTCGGCAACGCCACGCTGAACTTCGGCCCTGGCAACATCGCCATCGGCAATGTCGACCTGGGCGTTTTCGCCACCAATGGCGCGGCGGCGAACATCAATTTCCAGACCGGCACCAACGTCACGATCACGACGGTGACCACCACCGGCCTGGGACTGCAGTCCACCACGAATTCGCAGGCGACGTTCTCGCTGGCGCCGAGTTCCAACGTGACGATACGCGGCTTTCAGGGCGTGAATCTGGGCCATACGCCATTCGGCACCATGAGCCAGCTGCAGATCGGCAATGGCGCGACGCTGAAGATCGAGACCGCGCCGGCCGGCGGCAATCCCTGGCCCAAGGGCGTGATGACGAGCAACAACACCGCCATTACGCTGGATGCCGGCGGCGTTCTGGATGTGCAGACCACGGGCGGGACGTATGGGCGTGGGGTTGAACTGGGCTACAGCCTGACCTATCCGGACTCGGTCGTACGCCGCTACACCTCGGCGCCGGGTTCGACGCTGCGCGTCAGCACCACGGGGCAGACTGCCGACGGCTTCTACATGCTGGGCGTGGGCGAGGCGGTGATGCAGGGCACCACCGACATCCACACCACGGGCCGGGACAGCAGCGGCATGTTCCTGCGCCGCTACGTCAGCCCGACCAATCATCTGGTCGTGGCGCCGCAGGGCGGGTCCACGGCGAGCATTCTTACCGAGGGCGCGGACGCCTACGGGGTGATAGGCATAGACGGTTCACGCGCGGAATTGTCCGACCTGAGGACGGAGACCCGCGGCGCGGACGCGGTGGGCCTGTATGCGTATACGGCCACCGGGCAGCCAGCTACCGTCTTCCAGGCGGCGCGCAATACTGTCGTGACCAGCGGGCAGGGCGGTTTCGGGATCCTGGCGCAAGGCGCGGCCAGTAGCGTGGTGTTCGACGACGGCTCGGTGCAGACGTCCGGGACCGAGGCCCATGGCGTGGTGGTGGCGGGCACGTCGAGCTTCGCGGCGACGGACAGCGCCGTCGGCGTCAGCGGCGCGCATTCCATCGGCCTCCTGCTGACCAGCGACACCGGCACGCAAGCTGCGACCGTCAACGGCGGCAGCATCCTGAGCGCGACCGGTACGGCCGTCGGCGTGGACGGCGGCGTGGCGAACATCCAGCTCGACGGCACCACGGTCCAGGGCGCGACCAACTGGCTGCAGGTCGCCAGCTCTGGAACCTTGCTTGGTAGCAGGACCCGTACGTTGCATGGCATAGACCCGAGCCTGGCGCCGGATGCCGGCAATCCGGGCGGCATCAACGTTGCCGGCGTGCAGGCCGGCTCTCCGGCCACGGCCAACGTGACAGCGCGCAACGCGGCCTTGACGGGAGCGGCGGTCACCGAGGCCGGCAGCACCTCGAACGTGACCTTGGTGGATTCGACCTGGACGCTGACCGGCAATTCGACCATCACCAACCTGGTCAACGATCCCAGCTTGATCGACTTCACGCCGCCGCAGGCGGGGGCGTACAAGACGCTGACGGTGCGCAACTACAGCGGCGACGGCACGATCGCGCTGAATACCTATCTGGGCGATGACAGTTCGCCTTCGGACAAGCTGGTCATCAATGGCGGCAGCGCCAGCGGCGCTTCGCAATTGCGCATCAAGAACACGGGCGGGCCGGGCGCCTTGACGACAGCCAGCGGGATACAGGTTGTCGAGGTCGTCAATGGCGGCATCTCCGGGGCAGGCGCATTTGCGCTTTCCGGCCGGGTGGTGGCGGGTCCCTACGAGTATCGTCTTTACCGGGGGTCGGCTAGCGCACCCGCCGATCAGAGCTGGTATCTGCGGTCCGAGAAGGAGCCGGATCCGCCGCCTCCGCCTCCGCCTCCACCTCCACCTCCACCTCCACCTCCACCTCCACCTCCGCCGCCGCCTCCGCCTCCTCCGCCAGACCCCCCGGTGCCGCCGGTTCCGCCCGTCCCGCCGGCGCCGCCAACTCCGCCTGATCCGGAGCCGCTGTACCGTCCCGAAGTCGCCGCCTATCTTGCGAACCAGCGGCTGGTTGGGCAGATGTTCGTGCAGAGCATGCACGACCGCCTGGGCGAGCCGCAATTCATCGAAGGCCAGCAGTTCCAATCCGAAGACAGCAAGCGCCGGGCGCTCTGGCTGCGGGCCGTGGGCAAGTGGGAAGGTTCGCATAGCCGCGACGGCAACTTCGACGTCAGCACCGACATGTTCCTGCTGCAAGGCGGCGGCGACGTGGCGCAATGGAAGCTGTTCTCGGAGACCGACCGCCTGCACCTGGGTTTGATGCTGGGCTATGGCAGCGCCGACAGCACGGCCCGGGCCGACGGCAACCCCTACAAGGCCCGGGGCAGGGTGCAAGGCTACAGCGCGGGCGTTTACGGGACCTGGTTCCAGAACGACGAGAGCAAGCTCGGCGCCTATGTGGACACCTGGTTCCAGTACGGCTGGTACAACAATCGGGTGACGGGCGACGATCTGCCGCGCGTGGACTACGATTCGCGCGCATGGGCCGTGTCGGCGGAGACGGGCTACGCCTTCAAGCTGCGCGGCGACTGGATACTGGAGCCCCAGGCGCAGATCATCTACGTCAGTTCGGACACGGACAGCCTGACCGAGTCCAACGGCACCCGCGTGGGCAGCGCGGATTCCCATGGGACCATCACGCGCCTGGGCGTGCGCACGCACACCACCTTCGACCTAGGCAACGGCCGCAAGGCGCAGCCGTTCGCGACCTTGAACTGGTGGCACAGCAGCACCGGCAGTTCCGTGTCGTTCAACCAGTTGCCGGTGGGCGACCTCTATCCAAAAGACCGCTATGAATTGAAGCTGGGCGTGCACGCCGACTTCGCCAAGGGCTGGACGGGATGGACCAATGTCGCCGGGTCATGGGGCGCGCAGGACTACCACCAGTACGCGGCCAGGATAGGCGTGAAGTACACCTGGTAG